In Anaerobacillus sp. CMMVII, a single window of DNA contains:
- the rpmG gene encoding 50S ribosomal protein L33 codes for MRKQIVLACNTCKSRNYTTEKNASNAERVEMKKFCKVCNEHTQHLETK; via the coding sequence ATGCGAAAACAAATCGTTTTAGCGTGCAATACTTGCAAGTCTCGAAACTATACGACAGAAAAGAATGCATCAAATGCAGAACGAGTGGAAATGAAGAAGTTCTGTAAAGTATGTAACGAGCACACCCAGCATCTTGAAACAAAATAA
- the secE gene encoding preprotein translocase subunit SecE, translated as MAGAVKKSGQFLRDVTKELKRVSWPTRKELIRYTAVVVATVVFMAFFFGIIDLGISSLVRFILG; from the coding sequence ATGGCTGGAGCAGTTAAGAAATCAGGTCAATTTTTACGTGATGTAACAAAGGAACTAAAGAGAGTATCATGGCCTACTCGTAAGGAGTTAATCCGCTATACAGCTGTAGTTGTTGCGACGGTTGTATTTATGGCATTTTTCTTTGGTATCATTGACTTAGGTATCTCAAGTTTAGTTCGTTTTATTTTAGGATAA
- the nusG gene encoding transcription termination/antitermination protein NusG: MEKNWYVVHTYSGYENKVKANLEKRVESMDMADKIYRVLVPVEEETETKNGKTKSVTRKVFPGYVLVEMIMTDDSWYVVRNTPGVTGFVGSAGAGSKPTALLPEEVEAILRQMGVEEPREEIDFELKESVKVKEGPFANFVGSIEEILVEKRKLKVHVNMFGRETPVELEFSQVEKI, translated from the coding sequence ATGGAGAAAAATTGGTATGTTGTTCATACTTACTCGGGTTATGAAAATAAAGTAAAAGCAAATTTAGAAAAACGTGTAGAATCTATGGATATGGCTGATAAGATTTACCGTGTACTTGTGCCTGTTGAAGAAGAAACAGAAACAAAGAATGGTAAAACAAAGTCTGTTACACGTAAAGTTTTTCCAGGTTATGTATTAGTTGAGATGATCATGACTGATGATTCATGGTATGTTGTCCGAAATACTCCTGGAGTTACTGGTTTTGTTGGTTCAGCTGGAGCAGGTTCAAAGCCTACAGCACTACTTCCAGAAGAGGTTGAAGCAATTCTTCGTCAAATGGGTGTTGAAGAGCCACGTGAGGAAATTGACTTCGAATTGAAGGAGTCAGTGAAGGTTAAAGAAGGTCCATTTGCAAATTTTGTTGGATCAATCGAAGAGATTTTAGTAGAGAAAAGAAAGTTAAAAGTGCATGTCAATATGTTTGGTAGAGAGACGCCAGTTGAGTTAGAATTTTCTCAAGTTGAAAAAATCTAA
- the rplK gene encoding 50S ribosomal protein L11, which yields MAKKVIKMVKLQIPAGKANPAPPVGPALGQAGVNIMGFCKEFNARTADQAGLIIPVEITVFEDRSFTFVTKTPPAAVLLKVAAGIQSGSGEPNRKKVATVKRDKVREIAEQKMPDLNAANVESAMRMVEGTARSMGIVIED from the coding sequence GTGGCTAAAAAGGTTATTAAAATGGTAAAGTTACAAATTCCTGCTGGTAAAGCAAACCCAGCACCGCCAGTTGGACCTGCACTAGGTCAAGCGGGAGTTAATATTATGGGATTCTGTAAAGAATTTAACGCTCGTACTGCTGATCAAGCTGGTTTAATTATTCCGGTAGAAATTACGGTATTTGAAGACCGTTCATTTACATTTGTTACGAAAACTCCACCTGCAGCTGTTTTACTTAAAGTAGCAGCTGGGATCCAAAGCGGATCTGGAGAACCAAATCGTAAAAAGGTAGCAACTGTTAAGCGTGATAAAGTTCGCGAAATCGCAGAGCAAAAGATGCCAGACCTAAACGCAGCTAACGTAGAGTCAGCAATGCGTATGGTGGAAGGTACTGCACGCAGTATGGGAATTGTTATTGAAGACTAA
- the rplA gene encoding 50S ribosomal protein L1, giving the protein MGGTTAKTTIKEEIKLAKKGKKYQEAAKLVDRTKAYPIEEAIELVKKTSVASFDETVEVAFRLGVDPKKADQQIRGAVVLPHGTGKVQRVLVFAKGEKAKEAEAAGADYVGDEDYINKIAQGWFDFDVVVATPDMMGQVGKLGRVLGPKGLMPNPKTGTVTFEVERAVNEIKAGKIEYRVDKAGNIHAPIGKVSFDTNKLVENLNTVVETLVKVKPAAAKGTYMKNIAVASTMGPGVKVNVASATK; this is encoded by the coding sequence GTGGGAGGTACTACCGCTAAAACCACAATCAAGGAGGAAATAAAATTGGCTAAAAAAGGTAAAAAGTATCAAGAAGCTGCTAAGCTTGTTGATCGCACAAAAGCTTATCCTATTGAAGAAGCAATTGAATTAGTAAAAAAGACTTCAGTAGCATCTTTTGATGAGACTGTAGAAGTTGCATTTAGATTGGGTGTAGACCCTAAGAAAGCTGACCAACAAATTCGTGGTGCAGTTGTACTTCCACACGGAACTGGTAAAGTTCAACGTGTTTTAGTTTTCGCTAAAGGTGAAAAAGCTAAGGAAGCGGAAGCAGCTGGAGCAGACTATGTTGGTGACGAAGATTACATTAACAAGATTGCTCAAGGTTGGTTCGACTTTGATGTAGTAGTAGCAACACCTGACATGATGGGTCAAGTTGGTAAACTTGGACGTGTATTAGGACCTAAAGGTTTAATGCCGAACCCGAAAACAGGAACAGTTACTTTCGAAGTAGAAAGAGCAGTTAATGAAATTAAAGCTGGTAAGATTGAATATCGTGTTGATAAAGCTGGGAACATTCACGCACCAATCGGGAAAGTTTCTTTCGATACAAACAAGTTAGTTGAAAACTTAAACACTGTTGTTGAAACTTTAGTAAAAGTTAAACCAGCAGCTGCTAAGGGAACTTACATGAAGAATATCGCAGTTGCATCAACAATGGGACCTGGTGTAAAAGTTAACGTAGCTTCTGCTACTAAATAA
- the rplJ gene encoding 50S ribosomal protein L10, whose amino-acid sequence MSVREQKQQFGQKQVLVSEIATKLRDSKSTVVVDYRGLNVAQVTELRKQLREANVEFKVYKNTMTRRATAEAGLTELDASLVGPTAIAFSNEDVIAPAKILNDFAKKNDALEIKAGVIEGRFASLEEVKALAELPSREGLLSMLLSVLQAPMRNFALVTKAVAEQKEEQGA is encoded by the coding sequence ATGAGCGTACGTGAACAAAAACAACAGTTCGGACAAAAGCAAGTATTAGTATCTGAAATCGCTACAAAGCTTCGTGATAGCAAATCAACAGTAGTTGTTGACTATCGTGGATTAAATGTTGCCCAAGTAACAGAATTACGTAAGCAACTTCGTGAAGCAAACGTAGAATTCAAAGTATACAAAAATACAATGACTCGTCGTGCGACTGCTGAAGCAGGATTAACAGAACTTGATGCATCGTTAGTAGGTCCTACTGCAATTGCATTCAGTAATGAAGACGTAATCGCTCCTGCTAAAATTTTAAACGATTTCGCGAAAAAGAACGATGCGTTAGAAATTAAAGCAGGTGTTATCGAAGGTCGATTTGCTTCATTAGAAGAAGTTAAGGCGTTAGCTGAGCTTCCTTCAAGAGAAGGTTTACTTTCTATGTTGCTTAGCGTTCTTCAAGCTCCAATGCGTAACTTTGCATTGGTTACAAAAGCTGTTGCTGAACAAAAAGAAGAACAAGGTGCTTAA
- the rplL gene encoding 50S ribosomal protein L7/L12 — MSKDQILEAIKEMTVLELNDLVKAIEEEFGVTAAAPVAMVGGGAAAAEAEQTEFDVILTSAGSAKINVIKAVREITGLGLKEAKALVDGAPAPLKEGVSKEDADAIKAKLEEAGASVEVK, encoded by the coding sequence ATGAGTAAAGATCAAATCTTAGAAGCAATTAAAGAAATGACAGTTTTAGAATTAAACGATCTTGTAAAAGCAATCGAAGAAGAGTTTGGCGTAACTGCAGCTGCTCCTGTAGCTATGGTTGGTGGCGGTGCTGCTGCTGCTGAAGCTGAGCAAACTGAGTTTGATGTAATCCTTACATCTGCTGGTTCAGCTAAGATCAACGTAATCAAAGCGGTTCGTGAAATCACTGGTTTAGGATTAAAAGAAGCTAAAGCATTAGTTGATGGTGCTCCAGCTCCACTTAAAGAAGGTGTTTCTAAAGAAGACGCTGATGCTATCAAAGCTAAACTTGAAGAAGCTGGTGCTTCTGTAGAAGTTAAGTAA
- a CDS encoding class I SAM-dependent methyltransferase, translated as MSNHYYSEKPTVESSRRKWESQLRGMKMQFTSDAGVFSKKEVDFGTQLLLETYRFPESGGNILDVGCGYGPIGLTLAKESPESSFVLVDVNERALELAELNAKLNSIDNVTVKKSNLLSALVGETFSSILSNPPIRAGKKVVHQLFEDAYTHLSDQGELWIVIQKKQGAPSAIEKLESLFAKVVVEKKSKGYFIISAKKS; from the coding sequence ATGTCGAATCACTATTACTCTGAAAAACCAACTGTTGAGAGTTCGCGTAGAAAATGGGAATCTCAATTACGAGGGATGAAGATGCAGTTCACTTCTGATGCTGGTGTATTTTCTAAAAAGGAAGTAGATTTCGGAACACAATTACTACTCGAAACTTATCGCTTTCCTGAAAGTGGTGGAAATATATTAGATGTAGGTTGTGGTTATGGTCCGATTGGATTAACGTTAGCAAAAGAGAGTCCTGAAAGTAGCTTTGTTTTAGTGGATGTAAATGAGAGAGCTCTTGAGTTAGCTGAACTTAACGCCAAGCTAAATTCGATTGATAATGTAACCGTTAAGAAAAGTAATCTATTAAGTGCTCTTGTAGGTGAAACTTTCTCCTCTATTTTATCTAATCCGCCAATCAGGGCGGGGAAGAAAGTTGTTCATCAATTATTTGAGGATGCTTATACTCATTTATCCGATCAAGGGGAGTTGTGGATTGTTATTCAAAAGAAGCAAGGTGCTCCTTCAGCTATCGAAAAACTTGAGAGTTTATTTGCAAAAGTAGTAGTTGAAAAAAAATCAAAAGGCTATTTTATTATCTCTGCGAAAAAAAGTTGA
- the rpoB gene encoding DNA-directed RNA polymerase subunit beta, which translates to MTGQLVQYGRHRQRRSYARIKEVLELPNLIEIQTASYQWFLDEGLREMFQDISPIQDFTGNLILEFIDYSLGEPKYSVEESKERDVTYAAPLRVKVRLINKETGEVKEQEVFMGDFPLMTETGTFVINGAERVIVSQLVRSPSVYYSKKIDKNGKKGFTATVIPNRGAWLELETDAKDVVYVRIDRTRKIPVTVLLRSLGFGSDQEIIDLLGEDEYLRNSLDKDNTDSTEKALLEIYERLRPGEPPTVENAKSLLESRFFDPKRYDLANVGRYKINKKLHIKNRLFNQRLAETLIDPETGEVLAEEGAIIDRRLLDRLIPYLENNVGFRNVSLHGGVMDDVEVPLQSIKVYAPNRQEEDMPINVIGNRSVDKSVKNITPADIIAAINYFFNLLHGIGDTDDIDHLGNRRLRSVGELLQNQFRIGLSRMERVVRERMSIQDANMITPQALINIRPVIASIKEFFGSSQLSQFMDQTNPLAELTHKRRLSALGPGGLTRERAGFEVRDVHYSHYGRMCPIETPEGPNIGLINSLSSYAKVNQFGFMETPYRRVDPETGKVTEKIDYLTADEEDNYVVAQANAKLADDGSFIEENIIARFRGENTIVKRERVDYMDVSPKQVVSAATACIPFLENDDSNRALMGANMQRQAVPLLQPQSPLVGTGMEHMSARDSGAAVVAKYKGIVERVTAKEIQVRRLMDVDGNEVKGDIDRYNLLKFIRSNQGTCYNQRPIVKEGDVVTKGEILADGPSMELGELALGRNVMVGFMTWEGYNYEDAIILSERLVKDDVYTSIHIEEYESEARDTKLGPEEITRDIPNVGEDALRNLDERGIIRVGAEVKDGDILVGKVTPKGVTELTAEERLLHAIFGEKAREVRDTSLRAPHGGDGIILDVKVFNREDGDELPPGVNQLVRVYIVQKRKIHEGDKMAGRHGNKGVISRIMPEEDMPYLPDGTPIDIMLNPLGVPSRMNIGQVLELHLGMAARKLGIHVASAVFDGAREEDVWGTLAEAGMARDGKTVLYDGRTGEPFDNRISVGIMYMIKLAHMVDDKLHARSTGPYSLVTQQPLGGKAQFGGQRFGEMEVWALEAYGAAYTLQEILTVKSDDVVGRVKTYEAIVKGENVPEPGVPESFKVLIKELQSLGMDVKMLSSTEEEIEMRDLDDDEEQANDKLNLNLETTESNG; encoded by the coding sequence TTGACAGGTCAACTAGTTCAGTATGGACGACACCGCCAACGAAGAAGTTATGCTCGAATTAAAGAGGTATTAGAATTACCTAACCTTATTGAAATTCAGACAGCTTCTTATCAATGGTTTCTTGATGAGGGGCTAAGAGAAATGTTTCAAGACATCTCTCCGATTCAAGATTTTACAGGAAACTTAATTTTGGAGTTTATTGATTACAGTTTAGGTGAGCCTAAATACTCTGTGGAAGAGTCGAAAGAACGAGATGTTACTTATGCAGCTCCACTACGAGTAAAAGTACGTCTCATTAATAAAGAAACTGGAGAAGTAAAAGAACAAGAAGTCTTTATGGGAGATTTCCCACTAATGACTGAAACTGGTACGTTTGTCATCAACGGTGCTGAACGTGTAATTGTTTCTCAGCTTGTACGGTCTCCTAGTGTTTATTATAGTAAAAAAATCGATAAAAACGGAAAAAAAGGTTTTACAGCAACCGTAATTCCAAACCGTGGAGCATGGTTAGAGCTTGAAACAGACGCGAAGGACGTTGTATACGTTCGTATTGATCGCACTAGAAAGATCCCTGTTACAGTTCTCCTACGTTCATTAGGATTTGGCTCTGATCAAGAGATCATTGATCTACTAGGTGAAGATGAGTATTTACGAAACTCATTGGATAAAGATAACACCGATAGTACGGAAAAGGCCTTACTAGAAATTTATGAGCGCTTACGTCCTGGTGAACCTCCTACAGTAGAAAATGCAAAAAGTTTATTAGAATCACGCTTTTTTGACCCGAAACGCTATGACTTAGCAAATGTAGGTCGTTACAAGATTAATAAAAAGTTACACATAAAAAATCGTCTCTTTAACCAACGTTTAGCTGAGACATTAATTGACCCTGAAACTGGTGAGGTACTAGCAGAAGAGGGCGCGATTATTGATCGTCGACTTCTTGATCGCTTAATTCCTTACTTAGAAAATAATGTAGGGTTTAGAAATGTTTCTTTACATGGCGGTGTAATGGACGATGTTGAAGTGCCTTTACAGTCAATTAAAGTATATGCACCGAACAGACAAGAAGAAGATATGCCGATTAATGTAATTGGTAACCGTAGTGTTGATAAAAGCGTGAAAAATATTACGCCTGCTGACATTATTGCTGCGATTAACTACTTCTTTAATTTACTGCATGGTATAGGTGATACAGATGACATCGACCATTTAGGAAATCGTCGTCTACGTTCTGTTGGTGAACTGTTACAAAATCAGTTTAGAATTGGACTTTCTAGAATGGAACGTGTAGTTCGTGAGCGTATGTCAATTCAAGACGCAAATATGATCACGCCACAGGCGTTAATTAATATTCGTCCTGTTATTGCATCAATTAAAGAGTTCTTTGGAAGTTCGCAGTTGTCTCAGTTCATGGATCAAACAAATCCATTAGCCGAGTTAACGCATAAGCGTCGTCTATCAGCATTAGGACCTGGTGGTCTTACTCGTGAACGCGCAGGATTTGAAGTACGTGACGTTCACTACTCTCACTATGGTCGTATGTGTCCGATTGAAACGCCAGAGGGTCCAAACATTGGATTAATTAACTCATTATCTTCCTATGCAAAAGTTAATCAATTCGGATTTATGGAAACACCTTACCGTCGTGTTGATCCTGAAACAGGAAAAGTAACCGAGAAGATTGATTACTTAACTGCTGATGAAGAAGATAACTATGTAGTTGCCCAAGCAAATGCGAAGTTAGCTGATGACGGATCTTTTATTGAAGAAAATATTATTGCGCGTTTCCGTGGGGAAAACACGATCGTAAAACGCGAACGTGTTGACTATATGGATGTATCACCTAAACAGGTAGTATCTGCAGCGACAGCATGTATCCCGTTCTTAGAAAACGATGACTCAAACCGTGCGTTAATGGGAGCGAACATGCAACGTCAGGCAGTACCACTATTACAACCACAATCACCATTAGTAGGTACAGGAATGGAGCACATGTCAGCAAGAGACTCAGGTGCTGCAGTAGTAGCTAAGTACAAAGGGATTGTTGAGCGTGTTACAGCCAAAGAAATTCAAGTCCGTCGTCTGATGGATGTTGACGGAAATGAAGTAAAGGGCGATATTGATCGCTACAATTTACTAAAGTTTATTCGTTCTAACCAAGGAACTTGTTATAACCAACGTCCGATCGTCAAAGAGGGCGATGTTGTTACTAAAGGAGAAATCCTTGCAGATGGTCCATCTATGGAACTAGGGGAACTTGCTCTAGGCCGTAACGTAATGGTAGGGTTCATGACGTGGGAAGGGTATAACTACGAGGATGCGATTATCCTTAGTGAGCGTCTTGTAAAAGATGATGTTTATACTTCCATCCATATTGAAGAATATGAATCAGAAGCTCGTGATACTAAGTTAGGACCTGAGGAAATTACTAGAGATATCCCGAACGTTGGTGAAGATGCGCTCCGTAATCTAGATGAGCGTGGAATTATCCGTGTTGGTGCTGAAGTAAAAGATGGCGATATTCTTGTTGGTAAGGTAACTCCAAAAGGGGTAACTGAACTTACTGCTGAAGAACGCCTCTTACATGCAATTTTCGGAGAAAAAGCGCGTGAAGTTCGAGATACATCGCTAAGAGCTCCTCATGGTGGAGACGGTATCATTTTAGATGTAAAAGTTTTCAATCGCGAAGATGGAGATGAGCTTCCACCAGGAGTAAATCAACTTGTACGCGTGTATATTGTTCAAAAACGTAAAATTCATGAAGGCGATAAAATGGCTGGACGCCATGGTAATAAGGGTGTTATCTCGAGAATTATGCCAGAAGAAGATATGCCATATTTACCAGATGGCACGCCAATTGACATCATGCTTAACCCATTAGGGGTACCTTCGCGAATGAACATCGGACAAGTGCTTGAGTTACACCTAGGAATGGCCGCAAGAAAGCTTGGTATTCATGTTGCATCTGCAGTATTTGATGGTGCTCGTGAGGAAGATGTTTGGGGTACGCTTGCAGAAGCAGGTATGGCAAGAGACGGAAAAACCGTTCTTTATGATGGAAGAACTGGTGAGCCGTTCGATAATCGTATTTCAGTTGGAATTATGTATATGATTAAACTTGCTCACATGGTTGACGATAAGCTTCATGCTCGTTCAACTGGACCTTACTCTCTAGTAACCCAGCAGCCGCTTGGTGGTAAGGCGCAATTCGGTGGACAGCGCTTCGGAGAGATGGAAGTTTGGGCACTTGAGGCATATGGTGCGGCTTATACTCTACAAGAAATTCTTACTGTAAAGTCAGATGATGTAGTTGGTCGTGTAAAAACATATGAAG